A region from the Bdellovibrio bacteriovorus genome encodes:
- a CDS encoding ABC transporter substrate-binding protein, whose protein sequence is MKTLFNVEEVANMIREGRNLLLAGHESLLNRLPQGSWIGGTIPYFMSESGGIDTNEFIQVVQLPEFVISCRTLSYSSEELYKLPKDYDENGVSFIIIPAFSGVHKRFAQECASFPGLFDSPLLGWVSGFHLEEDSVKKPKVYNGVSGEVHTDRAVVLHAGLSKDKYGKVNILNLFKQGQGDVIRFKSTAFEVTECTVNGQERNFCEYIQEKKIDTQLPLVANYSGAMINVSVMALNENSKSVQLYAPVFSDVEYKFATPVENYEAEFEKVTRDSGLKRPTFACNCILNFLYANLKGKKTANIVGPMTFGEIAYMLLNQTMVYVTFEDR, encoded by the coding sequence TTGAAAACGCTTTTTAATGTTGAAGAAGTTGCTAACATGATTCGTGAGGGACGGAACCTGCTTCTTGCGGGCCATGAATCATTGCTCAATCGGCTTCCCCAAGGCTCTTGGATTGGCGGCACCATTCCATACTTCATGTCAGAGTCCGGTGGTATCGACACCAATGAGTTCATTCAAGTTGTCCAGCTTCCAGAATTCGTCATCAGTTGTAGGACTTTAAGTTATTCTTCGGAAGAGCTTTATAAACTTCCTAAGGACTATGATGAAAATGGCGTTTCCTTCATTATCATTCCTGCGTTTTCCGGCGTTCATAAGCGCTTTGCCCAAGAATGTGCGAGTTTTCCCGGACTCTTTGACAGCCCGTTACTGGGCTGGGTCAGCGGCTTTCATCTTGAAGAAGATTCGGTCAAGAAACCCAAAGTCTATAATGGAGTTTCAGGAGAGGTCCACACGGATCGCGCCGTGGTTTTGCACGCGGGTCTTAGTAAAGACAAATATGGAAAAGTAAATATTCTGAATCTTTTTAAGCAGGGACAGGGCGACGTGATTCGCTTTAAGTCGACAGCTTTTGAGGTCACTGAGTGCACGGTTAACGGTCAGGAAAGAAATTTCTGCGAGTACATTCAAGAGAAAAAGATCGATACGCAGTTGCCTTTGGTCGCCAACTATTCAGGCGCCATGATCAATGTCAGTGTGATGGCGTTGAATGAGAACTCGAAATCTGTGCAGCTTTACGCCCCGGTGTTTTCGGATGTGGAGTATAAATTTGCTACGCCTGTAGAGAATTACGAGGCGGAATTCGAAAAGGTGACCAGAGATTCGGGTTTGAAGCGGCCGACTTTTGCCTGCAATTGCATTTTGAATTTTCTTTATGCAAATTTAAAAGGAAAGAAAACCGCGAATATCGTGGGACCAATGACTTTTGGTGAGATCGCCTATATGCTTTTAAACCAAACAATGGTGTACGTGACGTTCGAAGACCGTTAG
- a CDS encoding sensor histidine kinase: MKESLSNVNPVKLLESHLRRFHPTAFITVVAVIISLLLIRSLFQKESAIDHYFDVACLLVSLSSFVAVVLCFLYLEAQRQANEAIALLEAKSLEAQEQKNIALQSSKMSALGEMVAGMAHEINTPLAAIKMFLSEALYEIENNKTGDTTVVVNFLHKSDATIDRVSKIIKGLRTFSRSGDADPFQNYSVQEAIEDAMILCGDRFNSEGVELRWEIPAETIPIECRPVEITQVLLNLMGNALDAVGKLEEKWIELNVSQTPDFVQMRVTDSGPGIDPLILEKIFQPFFTTKDVGKGTGIGLSVSMGIARSHNGRLFIDPGHVNTSFVIEIPKRQGLQIEDLSLEGII; the protein is encoded by the coding sequence ATGAAAGAATCCCTTTCAAATGTGAACCCAGTGAAATTGCTTGAGTCCCATCTTCGTCGTTTTCATCCCACCGCTTTTATCACTGTTGTCGCAGTTATTATTTCCCTTCTTCTGATTAGAAGTCTGTTCCAAAAAGAATCGGCGATCGATCACTATTTCGATGTCGCCTGCCTGCTAGTCAGCTTAAGTTCGTTCGTCGCGGTAGTACTCTGTTTTTTGTACTTAGAGGCGCAACGTCAGGCTAACGAAGCGATTGCCTTGTTGGAAGCCAAATCTTTGGAGGCGCAAGAACAAAAAAACATCGCCTTACAGTCCTCTAAGATGTCAGCTTTAGGTGAAATGGTGGCGGGAATGGCCCACGAAATCAACACTCCACTGGCCGCAATAAAAATGTTCTTATCTGAAGCGCTCTACGAAATTGAAAACAATAAAACCGGCGACACCACCGTCGTGGTTAATTTTCTTCATAAATCCGATGCCACGATTGACCGTGTTTCCAAAATTATAAAAGGACTCAGAACGTTTTCCCGATCTGGTGATGCTGATCCTTTTCAAAATTACTCGGTTCAGGAAGCTATTGAAGACGCGATGATTTTGTGTGGCGACCGTTTCAACTCAGAAGGCGTCGAGCTGCGATGGGAGATTCCCGCTGAAACCATTCCCATCGAGTGTCGCCCCGTCGAAATAACCCAAGTGCTTCTAAATCTGATGGGAAATGCATTAGATGCTGTCGGAAAATTAGAGGAAAAATGGATCGAACTGAATGTTTCGCAAACGCCTGACTTCGTACAAATGCGAGTGACTGATTCCGGTCCCGGCATTGATCCACTGATCTTAGAAAAAATATTTCAACCATTCTTCACGACAAAAGATGTCGGCAAAGGCACGGGGATAGGTTTGAGTGTTTCCATGGGAATCGCCAGAAGCCATAACGGCCGCCTGTTTATCGATCCGGGGCACGTGAATACTAGCTTTGTAATTGAAATTCCTAAACGACAAGGTCTTCAGATCGAGGATCTTTCTTTAGAAGGTATTATATGA
- a CDS encoding HD domain-containing phosphohydrolase, translating into MMKRILLVEDDEFFRSAVKDFLSKTYEVHEAENGLHAQNLLNDSLEPDAILTDIKMPKMTGIQLLEWVREHKPKIPVVLMTGFSEILETKRAHDLGAKDFIPKPFKSAELLTKMNNILAGVSPWKIDDGKDEDFCSLPVEDFLTERNTQFGIFVRVAANKYIKIAHHGGKIAEDKMRVFKEKGVHFLYVKQADFSSIVGFTVNISKVVNASEKVDESKKLRFVKYTGGLIVQQAFVQGTDKALFNNAKDFLSSSVSVITESEDAMTILDQLNDHNDYLYSHSLGVSMYSVMMAKKMGINSPQTLFKLAMAGLFHNIGFKELPQDVLQKSRFKLSKEERMLIESHPARGKEILESIKGIPTDVIQMTYEHHEDLMGTGYPRRIDKKKIHPLTRIISAADAFCSLTLKNPDNETPLDGAAAVARLRETKQSLLDQDCLKSLASLFSAKQVA; encoded by the coding sequence ATGATGAAGAGAATCCTATTAGTAGAAGACGATGAATTCTTTCGCTCCGCCGTAAAAGACTTCCTGAGTAAAACCTATGAAGTGCATGAGGCTGAAAATGGTCTGCACGCTCAAAATCTTTTGAACGACAGTCTTGAACCGGATGCGATTCTTACAGATATAAAAATGCCGAAAATGACAGGTATTCAGCTCTTAGAGTGGGTTCGTGAACATAAGCCAAAAATCCCTGTGGTTTTGATGACGGGTTTTTCCGAGATTTTAGAGACTAAGCGGGCCCACGATCTGGGAGCGAAGGATTTTATCCCGAAACCTTTTAAATCGGCTGAGCTTTTGACGAAGATGAATAACATTCTTGCAGGCGTTTCACCATGGAAGATTGACGACGGCAAGGATGAAGATTTTTGCTCTCTTCCCGTTGAAGACTTTCTGACGGAAAGAAACACGCAGTTTGGCATCTTTGTGAGGGTGGCGGCAAACAAATACATTAAGATCGCCCACCACGGTGGAAAAATAGCCGAAGACAAGATGCGCGTCTTTAAAGAAAAAGGCGTTCATTTTCTTTATGTAAAACAAGCCGACTTTTCTAGCATCGTGGGTTTCACGGTGAATATCTCTAAAGTGGTAAACGCCAGTGAAAAAGTCGATGAATCCAAGAAGCTTCGATTCGTAAAATACACAGGCGGTCTGATCGTACAACAAGCCTTTGTTCAAGGGACAGACAAGGCCTTATTTAACAACGCCAAAGATTTCTTATCTTCGAGTGTTTCAGTTATTACCGAATCCGAAGACGCGATGACCATCCTGGATCAACTGAACGATCACAATGATTACCTCTATTCACATAGCTTAGGCGTGAGCATGTATTCGGTCATGATGGCTAAGAAAATGGGAATTAACTCTCCGCAAACTCTTTTCAAACTGGCGATGGCAGGATTATTTCATAACATCGGCTTTAAAGAACTCCCGCAGGACGTCCTGCAAAAAAGTCGTTTTAAGTTATCAAAAGAAGAGCGCATGCTGATTGAATCCCATCCTGCCCGAGGTAAGGAAATTTTAGAATCTATTAAGGGAATTCCCACCGATGTGATCCAGATGACATACGAACATCATGAAGACTTGATGGGTACGGGTTATCCTCGTCGTATCGACAAAAAGAAAATTCATCCGCTCACTCGAATCATCTCGGCAGCCGATGCCTTTTGCAGTCTGACCTTAAAGAATCCGGATAATGAAACTCCTTTGGATGGAGCTGCTGCGGTGGCGCGATTACGCGAAACCAAACAAAGTCTTTTGGATCAGGATTGCCTGAAAAGCCTGGCTTCGCTATTTTCCGCCAAACAAGTGGCTTAA